The following proteins come from a genomic window of Musa acuminata AAA Group cultivar baxijiao chromosome BXJ1-7, Cavendish_Baxijiao_AAA, whole genome shotgun sequence:
- the LOC103990418 gene encoding homeobox-leucine zipper protein HAT4 isoform X2, producing the protein MMGKDDLGLSLSLSSSSHHHRHLPLQLNLMPSSSASGRPPSPPFPCHQTTQWAGLLADSDKRPVLEVCGGAVDARSLPLLRGIDVNRAPSSGAVERDSEEDAGASSPNSTLSSVSGKRAERDTHLGDEHDPDRGISDEDDGDGSRKKLRLSKDQSAILEESFKEHNTLNPKQKLALAKQLNLRPRQVEVWFQNRRARTKLKQTEVDCEFLRRCCETLTEENRRLQKEVQELRALKLSPQFYMHMTPPTTLTMCPSCERVSNSTASTTTTITTTSTSSPFANAPAQPMPEHHQFLHHRTIPGPWAPIPLRPFLDAPPQRS; encoded by the exons ATGATGGGAAAGGATGATTTAGGTCTGAGTCTCAGCCTGAGCTCCTCCAGTCATCATCATCGGCATTTGCCTCTTCAGCTCAACCTCATGCCTTCCTCTTCTGCTTCCGGCCGTCCGCCATCGCCACCCTTCCCTTGCCACCAGACGACCCAGTGGGCTGGTCTCCTTGCTGACTCAG ATAAGAGACCGGTTTTGGAGGTGTGCGGAGGAGCAGTGGACGCACGGTCGCTGCCCCTGCTCCGAGGGATCGACGTGAACCGGGCGCCATCGTCGGGCGCCGTGGAGAGGGACAGCGAAGAGGATGCGGGGGCGTCGTCCCCCAACAGCACGCTCTCGAGCGTGAGCGGCAAGCGGGCGGAGCGCGACACCCACCTGGGCGACGAGCACGACCCCGACCGCGGGATCAGCGACGAGGACGACGGAGATGGCTCCCGCAAGAAGCTCCGCCTCTCCAAGGACCAGTCCGCCATCCTCGAGGAGAGCTTCAAGGAGCACAACACCCTCAACCCC AAGCAAAAGCTGGCGTTGGCCAAACAACTCAACCTGAGGCCAAGGCAAGTGGAAGTGTGGTTTCAGAACCGAAGAGCAAG GACGAAGTTGAAGCAAACAGAGGTGGACTGCGAGTTCCTGCGAAGGTGCTGCGAGACCCTCACGGAAGAGAACAGGAGACTGCAGAAGGAAGTGCAAGAGCTGAGAGCTCTGAAGCTGTCGCCTCAGTTCTACATGCACATGACTCCTCCCACCACGCTGACCATGTGCCCTTCCTGCGAGCGCGTCTCCAACTCCACCGCGTCCACGACGACCACCATCACCACAACCTCAACCTCGTCACCGTTTGCCAACGCACCGGCGCAGCCGATGCCGGAACACCATCAGTTCCTCCACCACCGCACGATCCCGGGCCCATGGGCGCCGATCCCGCTCCGGCCATTCCTCGATGCCCCTCCGCAGCGCTCGTAA
- the LOC103990418 gene encoding homeobox-leucine zipper protein HAT4 isoform X1: MMGKDDLGLSLSLSSSSHHHRHLPLQLNLMPSSSASGRPPSPPFPCHQTTQWAGLLADSADKRPVLEVCGGAVDARSLPLLRGIDVNRAPSSGAVERDSEEDAGASSPNSTLSSVSGKRAERDTHLGDEHDPDRGISDEDDGDGSRKKLRLSKDQSAILEESFKEHNTLNPKQKLALAKQLNLRPRQVEVWFQNRRARTKLKQTEVDCEFLRRCCETLTEENRRLQKEVQELRALKLSPQFYMHMTPPTTLTMCPSCERVSNSTASTTTTITTTSTSSPFANAPAQPMPEHHQFLHHRTIPGPWAPIPLRPFLDAPPQRS; encoded by the exons ATGATGGGAAAGGATGATTTAGGTCTGAGTCTCAGCCTGAGCTCCTCCAGTCATCATCATCGGCATTTGCCTCTTCAGCTCAACCTCATGCCTTCCTCTTCTGCTTCCGGCCGTCCGCCATCGCCACCCTTCCCTTGCCACCAGACGACCCAGTGGGCTGGTCTCCTTGCTGACTCAG CAGATAAGAGACCGGTTTTGGAGGTGTGCGGAGGAGCAGTGGACGCACGGTCGCTGCCCCTGCTCCGAGGGATCGACGTGAACCGGGCGCCATCGTCGGGCGCCGTGGAGAGGGACAGCGAAGAGGATGCGGGGGCGTCGTCCCCCAACAGCACGCTCTCGAGCGTGAGCGGCAAGCGGGCGGAGCGCGACACCCACCTGGGCGACGAGCACGACCCCGACCGCGGGATCAGCGACGAGGACGACGGAGATGGCTCCCGCAAGAAGCTCCGCCTCTCCAAGGACCAGTCCGCCATCCTCGAGGAGAGCTTCAAGGAGCACAACACCCTCAACCCC AAGCAAAAGCTGGCGTTGGCCAAACAACTCAACCTGAGGCCAAGGCAAGTGGAAGTGTGGTTTCAGAACCGAAGAGCAAG GACGAAGTTGAAGCAAACAGAGGTGGACTGCGAGTTCCTGCGAAGGTGCTGCGAGACCCTCACGGAAGAGAACAGGAGACTGCAGAAGGAAGTGCAAGAGCTGAGAGCTCTGAAGCTGTCGCCTCAGTTCTACATGCACATGACTCCTCCCACCACGCTGACCATGTGCCCTTCCTGCGAGCGCGTCTCCAACTCCACCGCGTCCACGACGACCACCATCACCACAACCTCAACCTCGTCACCGTTTGCCAACGCACCGGCGCAGCCGATGCCGGAACACCATCAGTTCCTCCACCACCGCACGATCCCGGGCCCATGGGCGCCGATCCCGCTCCGGCCATTCCTCGATGCCCCTCCGCAGCGCTCGTAA
- the LOC135678412 gene encoding 8-amino-7-oxononanoate synthase-like isoform X2, whose translation MALWDQWVEAALVKLASKNLLRSTRPISLTPAAALHLAADEVETFDGPRQWDRSSVEVEMDERAFREWLSELPDPGGESIAKDENVSRKLLLFSGNDYLGLSSHPAVRKAAAKAAQEHGMGPRGSALICGYSNYHMLLEASLAELKNKEDCLLCPTGFAANVAFMSALGSICSLLAVGGRPSEDQKIAIFSDALNHASIIDGIRLVERQQEAEVFVYRHRDMMFFNRSCCKMAKKVVITDSLFSMDGDFAPISDLVELRKKHGFLLAIDDAHSTLVCGENGGGLLEVYGCESDVDICIGTLSKAVGCLGGFVACSNKWKQLIQSRGRSFIFSTSLPVPIVAASHASLVVARKEKWRRTAIWSRVDDFNALTRLNITSPIISLVIGSEKAALCASRHMLESGFHITAIRPPTVPPNSCRLRITLSAAHTFEDIKKLVAALSRCFVFPAADQNAQIASKL comes from the exons ATGGCGCTTTGGGATCAGTGGGTGGAGGCGGCCCTCGTAAAGTTGGCCTCCAAGAATCTCTTGCGCTCAACCCGCCCCATTTCCCTCACGCCGGCGGCGGCGCTCCACTTGGCCGCCGACGAGGTCGAAACGTTCGATGGGCCTCGCCAGTGGGACCGGTCGTCGGTTGAAGTGGAGATGGATGAGCGCGCCTTCCGCGAATGGCTCTCGGAACTCCCTGACCCGG GAGGCGAGTCCATCGCTAAAGATGAGAACGTGAGTAGGAAGCTGCTACTTTTCTCAGGTAACGATTACTTGGGTTTGAGTTCCCATCCGGCTGTGCGGAAGGCTGCTGCAAAG GCAGCCCAAGAACATGGTATGGGTCCAAGGGGTTCTGCTTTGATCTGTGGCTACTCTAATTATCACATGCTACTTGAAGCTTCATTGGCAGAACTGAAGAACAAAGAG GATTGCCTACTTTGTCCTACTGGATTTGCTGCCAATGTGGCTTTCATGTCAGCTCTTGGAAGTATTTGTTCTCTGTTGGCTGTTGGTGGCCGACCATCCGAAGATCAGAAGATTGCTATTTTCTCAGATGCCTTAAACCATGCATCAATAATTGATGGGATTCGTCTTGTTGAGCGGCAACAAGAAGCTGAAGTATTTGTGTACCGGCATCGTGACATG ATGTTTTTCAACAGGTCATGTTGCAAGATGGCAAAAAAGGTCGTCATTACTGATAG TCTATTCAGTATGGATGGAGATTTTGCTCCCATAAGTGATCTTGTTGAGCTTCGCAAGAAGCATGGCTTTCTGTTGGCCATTGACGAT GCTCATTCGACACTTGTATGTGGGGAGAACGGTGGAGGTCTTCTAGAAGTCTACGGATGTGAAAGTGATGTTGATATATGCATAGGCACTTTGAGTAAGGCTGTTGGCTGCCTGGGTGGTTTTGTTGCTTGCAG CAATAAATGGAAACAGCTAATACAGTCAAGAGGTCGCTCCTTTATCTTTTCAACTTCACTCCCAGTGCCGATTGTTGCTGCTTCTCATG CTTCTCttgttgtggcaagaaaggagaaGTGGCGGAGAACAGCGATTTGGAGTAGAGTGGATGACTTCAATGCTTTAACCCGACTTAACATCACTAGTCCAATAATTTCTCTGGTCATCGGTAGTGAAAAGGCAGCACTTTGTGCAAGCAG ACATATGCTAGAATCTGGTTTTCATATAACGGCGATCAGGCCACCTACAGTTCCTCCCAATTCATGCAG GCTGCGGATCACCCTGAGTGCTGCTCACACTTTTGAGGATATCAAAAAGCTCGTAGCTGCTTTATCCCGCTGTTTTGTGTTCCCTGCTGCTGATCAGAATGCTCAAATAGCTTCAAAGCTCTGA
- the LOC103991068 gene encoding ethylene-responsive transcription factor ERF039-like has product MKEPLGSSYSSSSCCCSSSSNLSSATTTNASTEVVHSSEVISGKVARGGYKRKGRATGGEESKKQRNDGEHPSYRGVRMRQWGKWVSEIREPKKKSRIWLGTFPTAEMAARAHDVAALAIKGQSAYLNFPELASHLPRPATAAAKDIQAAAALAAATTFGDHSPGSRTSPNQTKLSPFRSPAPVTPPRDDGDGDGALFDLPDLLLDLREGFSHSSPWAPSAAEDVSELKIEEPFLWGYCC; this is encoded by the coding sequence ATGAAAGAGCCTCTCGGCTCGTCCTATTCCTCCTCCTCTTGCTGCTGCTCTTCTTCCTCCAACTTGTCCTCCGCCACAACCACCAATGCTTCGACAGAAGTAGTCCACAGTTCAGAGGTGATCTCAGGCAAAGTAGCCAGGGGTGGCTACAAGAGGAAAGGTCGGGCAACCGGTGGCGAGGAGAGTAAGAAGCAACGCAATGATGGCGAGCATCCTTCTTACCGCGGCGTTCGAATGCGTCAATGGGGTAAGTGGGTGTCGGAGATCCGTGAACCGAAGAAGAAGTCGAGGATCTGGCTCGGGACATTCCCGACCGCCGAGATGGCCGCCCGAGCACACGACGTGGCGGCGTTGGCGATCAAGGGGCAGTCTGCGTACCTCAACTTCCCGGAACTGGCTTCCCATCTACCCCGTCCGGCCACCGCTGCAGCGAAGGACATCCAAGCTGCGGCGGCGCTGGCTGCCGCCACCACGTTCGGCGATCACAGCCCCGGGTCACGCACGAGCCCAAACCAAACCAAGCTGTCACCATTCCGTTCTCCTGCTCCTGTGACGCCACCGAGagacgacggcgacggcgacggcgctctCTTCGATCTACCCGATCTCCTGCTTGATTTAAGAGAAGGCTTCAGCCACTCTTCGCCATGGGCACCGTCGGCAGCCGAGGACGTCAGCGAACTTAAGATCGAGGAGCCATTCCTGTGGGGATACTGCTGCTAG
- the LOC135678412 gene encoding 8-amino-7-oxononanoate synthase-like isoform X1 — MALWDQWVEAALVKLASKNLLRSTRPISLTPAAALHLAADEVETFDGPRQWDRSSVEVEMDERAFREWLSELPDPGGESIAKDENVSRKLLLFSGNDYLGLSSHPAVRKAAAKAAQEHGMGPRGSALICGYSNYHMLLEASLAELKNKEDCLLCPTGFAANVAFMSALGSICSLLAVGGRPSEDQKIAIFSDALNHASIIDGIRLVERQQEAEVFVYRHRDMVHLNALLSCCKMAKKVVITDSLFSMDGDFAPISDLVELRKKHGFLLAIDDAHSTLVCGENGGGLLEVYGCESDVDICIGTLSKAVGCLGGFVACSNKWKQLIQSRGRSFIFSTSLPVPIVAASHASLVVARKEKWRRTAIWSRVDDFNALTRLNITSPIISLVIGSEKAALCASRHMLESGFHITAIRPPTVPPNSCRLRITLSAAHTFEDIKKLVAALSRCFVFPAADQNAQIASKL, encoded by the exons ATGGCGCTTTGGGATCAGTGGGTGGAGGCGGCCCTCGTAAAGTTGGCCTCCAAGAATCTCTTGCGCTCAACCCGCCCCATTTCCCTCACGCCGGCGGCGGCGCTCCACTTGGCCGCCGACGAGGTCGAAACGTTCGATGGGCCTCGCCAGTGGGACCGGTCGTCGGTTGAAGTGGAGATGGATGAGCGCGCCTTCCGCGAATGGCTCTCGGAACTCCCTGACCCGG GAGGCGAGTCCATCGCTAAAGATGAGAACGTGAGTAGGAAGCTGCTACTTTTCTCAGGTAACGATTACTTGGGTTTGAGTTCCCATCCGGCTGTGCGGAAGGCTGCTGCAAAG GCAGCCCAAGAACATGGTATGGGTCCAAGGGGTTCTGCTTTGATCTGTGGCTACTCTAATTATCACATGCTACTTGAAGCTTCATTGGCAGAACTGAAGAACAAAGAG GATTGCCTACTTTGTCCTACTGGATTTGCTGCCAATGTGGCTTTCATGTCAGCTCTTGGAAGTATTTGTTCTCTGTTGGCTGTTGGTGGCCGACCATCCGAAGATCAGAAGATTGCTATTTTCTCAGATGCCTTAAACCATGCATCAATAATTGATGGGATTCGTCTTGTTGAGCGGCAACAAGAAGCTGAAGTATTTGTGTACCGGCATCGTGACATGGTCCATCTCAATGCTTTGTT GTCATGTTGCAAGATGGCAAAAAAGGTCGTCATTACTGATAG TCTATTCAGTATGGATGGAGATTTTGCTCCCATAAGTGATCTTGTTGAGCTTCGCAAGAAGCATGGCTTTCTGTTGGCCATTGACGAT GCTCATTCGACACTTGTATGTGGGGAGAACGGTGGAGGTCTTCTAGAAGTCTACGGATGTGAAAGTGATGTTGATATATGCATAGGCACTTTGAGTAAGGCTGTTGGCTGCCTGGGTGGTTTTGTTGCTTGCAG CAATAAATGGAAACAGCTAATACAGTCAAGAGGTCGCTCCTTTATCTTTTCAACTTCACTCCCAGTGCCGATTGTTGCTGCTTCTCATG CTTCTCttgttgtggcaagaaaggagaaGTGGCGGAGAACAGCGATTTGGAGTAGAGTGGATGACTTCAATGCTTTAACCCGACTTAACATCACTAGTCCAATAATTTCTCTGGTCATCGGTAGTGAAAAGGCAGCACTTTGTGCAAGCAG ACATATGCTAGAATCTGGTTTTCATATAACGGCGATCAGGCCACCTACAGTTCCTCCCAATTCATGCAG GCTGCGGATCACCCTGAGTGCTGCTCACACTTTTGAGGATATCAAAAAGCTCGTAGCTGCTTTATCCCGCTGTTTTGTGTTCCCTGCTGCTGATCAGAATGCTCAAATAGCTTCAAAGCTCTGA
- the LOC103990420 gene encoding putative kinase-like protein TMKL1 — MERSHKIKLLLGFLCSFLALLVLLALCHYFRKRLRWRGRRKSESLEVGDERGGAGAEEEEEEDELEAEGLVKFAGAESLTVHDILEAPGEVVGKSSYGTLYRARIERSGSVLLLRFLRPSSAGRTGEVLLVARALGAVRHPNLVPLRAMYVGPRGEKLFLQPFYAAGSLKQFLRAGVAEAHRWDIILKLSLGIAKGLDHLHTGLEKPIVHGNLKTNNILLDADYQPHLADFGLHLMLNPAAAQEMLKASAAQGYKAPELVKLKDASKETDVYSLGIILFEMLAQKDPININFLQSKDFHLPISLRNLVLDHKISDVFDSELLSQSLDKNSGKAHGLLMLFQLAIACCSPSPASRPDTKHVISRLEVIA, encoded by the exons ATGGAGAGGAGCCACAAGATCAAGCTACTTCTCGGTTTCCTCTGCTCATTCCTTGCcctccttgtcttgttggcattgTGCCATTACTTTCGGAAAAGATTAAGGTGGCGAGGGAGGCGCAAAAGCGAGTCCTTGGAGGTTGGCGACGAGAGAGGAGGGGCTggcgcggaggaggaggaggaggaggacgagttgGAGGCGGAAGGGCTGGTGAAGTTCGCCGGGGCCGAGAGCTTGACGGTGCACGACATCTTGGAGGCGCCGGGGGAGGTAGTCGGGAAGTCGAGCTACGGGACGCTGTACAGAGCCAGAATCGAGCGGAGCGGCTCGGTGTTGCTGCTCCGGTTCCTGCGGCCATCTTCCGCCGGCCGGACCGGAGAGGTGCTGCTCGTGGCTCGGGCGCTGGGGGCCGTCCGGCACCCGAACTTGGTGCCGCTGCGCGCGATGTACGTGGGACCGCGAGGGGAGAAGCTCTTCTTGCAACCCTTCTATGCTGCGGGGTCTCTGAAGCAGTTCTTAAGAG CTGGTGTTGCTGAAGCACACAGATGGGACATCATTCTTAAGCTATCCCTTGGAATTGCCAAGGGGCTGGATCATCTTCACACAGGATTGGAGAAGCCCATCGTGCACGGCAATCTCAAGACGAACAACATTTTGCTAGATGCAGATTACCAGCCTCACCTTGCAGATTTTGGCTTGCATCTTATGTTGAATCCAGCAGCAGCCCAGGAAATGCTCAAAGCCTCTGCAGCTCAGGGATACAAAGCCCCTGAGCTGGTTAAGCTGAAAGATGCTAGCAAAGAGACTGATGTCTACAGTTTGGGAATAATCTTATTTGAGATGCTCGCTCAAAAGGATCCCATTAACATCAACTTCTTACAGTCCAAGGATTTCCATCTTCCAATCTCATTAAGAAACTTGGTTCTTGATCATAAAATCTCAGATGTCTTTGACTCCGAGCTCCTAAGCCAGAGTTTAGATAAAAATTCTGGTAAGGCACATGGTCTACTGATGCTTTTTCAACTGGCAATTGCTTGTTGCTCTCCTTCGCCTGCTTCGAGACCAGATACAAAGCATGTTATTTCACGGCTGGAAGTTATTGCCTGA
- the LOC135678412 gene encoding 8-amino-7-oxononanoate synthase-like isoform X3, with the protein MGPRGSALICGYSNYHMLLEASLAELKNKEDCLLCPTGFAANVAFMSALGSICSLLAVGGRPSEDQKIAIFSDALNHASIIDGIRLVERQQEAEVFVYRHRDMVHLNALLSCCKMAKKVVITDSLFSMDGDFAPISDLVELRKKHGFLLAIDDAHSTLVCGENGGGLLEVYGCESDVDICIGTLSKAVGCLGGFVACSNKWKQLIQSRGRSFIFSTSLPVPIVAASHASLVVARKEKWRRTAIWSRVDDFNALTRLNITSPIISLVIGSEKAALCASRHMLESGFHITAIRPPTVPPNSCRLRITLSAAHTFEDIKKLVAALSRCFVFPAADQNAQIASKL; encoded by the exons ATGGGTCCAAGGGGTTCTGCTTTGATCTGTGGCTACTCTAATTATCACATGCTACTTGAAGCTTCATTGGCAGAACTGAAGAACAAAGAG GATTGCCTACTTTGTCCTACTGGATTTGCTGCCAATGTGGCTTTCATGTCAGCTCTTGGAAGTATTTGTTCTCTGTTGGCTGTTGGTGGCCGACCATCCGAAGATCAGAAGATTGCTATTTTCTCAGATGCCTTAAACCATGCATCAATAATTGATGGGATTCGTCTTGTTGAGCGGCAACAAGAAGCTGAAGTATTTGTGTACCGGCATCGTGACATGGTCCATCTCAATGCTTTGTT GTCATGTTGCAAGATGGCAAAAAAGGTCGTCATTACTGATAG TCTATTCAGTATGGATGGAGATTTTGCTCCCATAAGTGATCTTGTTGAGCTTCGCAAGAAGCATGGCTTTCTGTTGGCCATTGACGAT GCTCATTCGACACTTGTATGTGGGGAGAACGGTGGAGGTCTTCTAGAAGTCTACGGATGTGAAAGTGATGTTGATATATGCATAGGCACTTTGAGTAAGGCTGTTGGCTGCCTGGGTGGTTTTGTTGCTTGCAG CAATAAATGGAAACAGCTAATACAGTCAAGAGGTCGCTCCTTTATCTTTTCAACTTCACTCCCAGTGCCGATTGTTGCTGCTTCTCATG CTTCTCttgttgtggcaagaaaggagaaGTGGCGGAGAACAGCGATTTGGAGTAGAGTGGATGACTTCAATGCTTTAACCCGACTTAACATCACTAGTCCAATAATTTCTCTGGTCATCGGTAGTGAAAAGGCAGCACTTTGTGCAAGCAG ACATATGCTAGAATCTGGTTTTCATATAACGGCGATCAGGCCACCTACAGTTCCTCCCAATTCATGCAG GCTGCGGATCACCCTGAGTGCTGCTCACACTTTTGAGGATATCAAAAAGCTCGTAGCTGCTTTATCCCGCTGTTTTGTGTTCCCTGCTGCTGATCAGAATGCTCAAATAGCTTCAAAGCTCTGA